One window of uncultured Erythrobacter sp. genomic DNA carries:
- the rlmN gene encoding 23S rRNA (adenine(2503)-C(2))-methyltransferase RlmN produces MADTNLMTIPGQVDPVPVARDITPREDGRIDLIGLPRPRIRELFEEAGLDARQAKLRSKQVFHWLYHRGVTDFASMTDISKTMRPWLTERFVIGRPNVVEAQHSTDGTRKWLLQTDDGHDFEMVFIPDADRGTLCVSSQVGCTLNCTFCHTGTMRLVRNLTPGEIVGQVMLARDALGEWPKGVMDGLDDAEDAGHYSSDGRLLTNIVMMGMGEPLYNFDHVRDALNLVMDGEGLALSRRRITLSTSGVIPMMERCSAEIGVNLAVSLHAVRKDVRDEIVPLNKKYGIEELLQACADYPKASNSRRITFEYVMLKDKNDSDEDAHELVRLLKHYNLPAKVNLIPFNPWEGANYECSSPERIKAFSNIVFEGGISAPVRTPRGRDIDAACGQLKTAAIKKSRAERDREARDREAARKN; encoded by the coding sequence ATGGCAGACACAAATCTCATGACCATTCCCGGGCAGGTTGACCCGGTCCCCGTCGCGCGTGACATCACGCCGCGCGAAGACGGGCGTATCGACCTGATCGGCCTCCCCCGCCCGCGCATCCGCGAATTGTTCGAGGAAGCGGGGCTGGACGCACGGCAGGCGAAATTGCGCTCGAAACAGGTGTTCCACTGGCTCTACCACCGCGGCGTCACCGACTTTGCGTCGATGACCGACATCTCCAAGACGATGCGCCCGTGGTTGACCGAGCGCTTCGTGATTGGCCGTCCCAATGTGGTCGAAGCCCAACACAGCACTGACGGCACGCGCAAATGGCTGCTCCAGACCGATGACGGCCACGATTTCGAGATGGTCTTCATCCCGGACGCGGATCGCGGGACTTTATGCGTTTCTTCGCAGGTTGGCTGCACGCTCAATTGCACCTTCTGCCACACTGGCACGATGCGTCTGGTGCGCAATCTCACTCCGGGTGAGATTGTCGGGCAGGTGATGCTCGCGCGCGACGCACTGGGTGAGTGGCCCAAGGGCGTGATGGACGGTCTCGACGATGCCGAGGACGCCGGACATTACAGCTCGGATGGCCGTCTGCTCACCAATATCGTGATGATGGGCATGGGCGAGCCGCTCTACAATTTCGACCACGTCCGCGACGCGCTCAACCTGGTGATGGACGGCGAAGGACTGGCGCTTTCCAGGCGGCGGATTACGCTATCGACCAGCGGCGTCATCCCGATGATGGAACGATGCAGCGCGGAGATCGGCGTCAATCTGGCAGTCAGCCTGCATGCCGTGCGCAAGGATGTGCGTGACGAGATCGTGCCGCTCAACAAGAAATACGGGATCGAAGAGCTGCTTCAGGCCTGCGCCGACTATCCCAAAGCCTCCAATTCGCGCCGGATCACGTTTGAATATGTGATGCTGAAGGACAAGAATGACAGCGACGAAGATGCGCATGAGCTTGTCCGCCTGCTCAAGCATTACAACTTGCCGGCCAAGGTCAATCTGATCCCCTTCAATCCGTGGGAGGGCGCGAATTACGAATGCTCTAGCCCCGAGCGGATCAAAGCGTTCAGCAATATCGTCTTTGAAGGCGGGATTAGCGCCCCTGTGCGCACGCCGCGAGGACGCGACATTGATGCAGCTTGCGGTCAGCTTAAAACCGCCGCGATCAAGAAAAGCCGGGCGGAAAGAGATAGGGAAGCCCGCGACCGCGAGGCTGCCCGAAAAAACTAG